The Papaver somniferum cultivar HN1 chromosome 3, ASM357369v1, whole genome shotgun sequence genome includes a region encoding these proteins:
- the LOC113358365 gene encoding afadin- and alpha-actinin-binding protein-like isoform X3: MGSTEADFDHRASNNQSSFGEYAFANTENLDHCAKYLNQTLVTFGFPASLDLFANDPISIARTCNCMYSLLQQRQRDIEFRESTNEQRQRLLSDMSRLEAKVERLEAQVAVKDRELATLTRKEAKAAATFKAQIDKLQQERDEFQRMVIGNQQVRTQQIHETKKKEKEYIKLQERLNQVLMEKKKESKSGMEIMNLLQKEGRQRGTWNGKKADSDFYKMIVDAYEVKKKELMAENADLRALLRSMQMDMREFLNAPNGLSKQTLFDNERLDADPPQSPLGGTTDVFDLPFPMARNQIEESLRTKMTSIKERMVQLQDAQKGADVTSEASERELELEAQLVEARSIIQEQMQASVMSKHLSKSERPRRMNDHLDSGRELILSTPAKGV; encoded by the exons ATGGGTTCGACTGAAGCCGACTTCGATCATAGA GCATCTAACAACCAGTCGAGTTTCGG GGAATATGCATTTGCAAATACTGAAAACCTAGATCATTGTGCAAAGTATTTGAATCAAACACTCGTTACATTTGGATTTCCTGCTTCCCTTGATCTCTTTGCAAATGATCCA ATCTCAATTGCTCGTACTTGCAATTGTATGTATTCACTTCTTCAACAAAGACAACGTGATATCGAGTTCCGAGAATCTACTAATGAGCAGAGACAGAG GCTGCTATCTGACATGTCGAGATTAGAAGCCAAAGTTGAAAGGCTTGAGGCGCAAGTAGCAGTGAAAGATCGAGAGTTGGCTACACTAACCAGAAAG GAAGCTAAAGCTGCTGCTACCTTCAAGGCCCAAATTGATAAGTTGCAGCAAGAGCGAGATGAATTTCAGCGGATGGTCATCGGTAATCAG CAAGTTCGAACTCAACAGATACATGAaacgaagaaaaaagaaaaggagtACATAAAGCTGCAG GAGAGGTTAAATCAAGTTTTAATGGAAAAAAAGAAGGAGTCAAAATCAGGCATGGAGATAATGAATTTGCTTCAG AAAGAAGGGCGTCAACGTGGGACTTGGAATGGAAAGAAGGCTGACAGTGACTTTTATAAAATGATT GTGGATGCTTATGAGGTGAAGAAGAAAGAGCTTATGGCCGAGAATGCTGACTTGAGGGCATTATTACGTTCAATGCAG ATGGATATGCGAGAGTTCTTGAATGCTCCAAATGGGTTATCTAAACAAACTTTGTTTGACAATGAAAGACTTGATGCTGATCCACCGCAGTCTCCATTGGGTGGTACAACG GATGTCTTTGACCTACCATTTCCCATGGCTAGAAATCAAATTGAAGAGAGCCTGCGAACTAAAATGACTTCCATAAAG GAGCGGATGGTTCAACTGCAAGATGCACAAAAAGGAGCAGATGTTACATCAGAGGCAAGTGAGAGGGAACTTGAACTTGAAGCTCAGCTCGTTGAGGCAAGGAGCATTATCCAGGAGCAG ATGCAGGCTTCGGTAATGTCCAAGCATCTGTCCAAATCTGAGAGGCCGAG ACGAATGAATGACCATTTAGATTCTGGCAGGGAGTTAATCCTTTCAACACCAGCTAAG GGAGTCTAG
- the LOC113362001 gene encoding protein PLASTID MOVEMENT IMPAIRED 1-like produces MRLVSGEYVYVTNKSRPWGRMVMQISAPKILYKETGSSTAFQVLQEMTSMGESHMCCWLLESMPMGEFACENLTEKVSRGFEKNLMESILRNSIKKMEGLALEGLSIMMGAKGKAAKEKRAETRKECIIIAVLIQMRDPEESYKSFGDVMIGLVEVFVAEESGFYIEGVHVAGIWNGFQRPNAKIRARKMEIKDEENHIWSVTLRSCEERYNCTCWKCVRNPNLAFAS; encoded by the exons ATGAGACTTGTTAGTGGGGAATATGTCTATGTCACCAATAAAAGTAGACCTTGGGGAAGAATGGTCATGCAGATTTCTGCCCCAAAAATTTTGTACAAGGAAACTGGATCTAGTACTGCTTTTCAG gtCTTGCAAGAAATGACATCCATGGGTGAAAGCCATATGTGCTGTTGGTTGCTCGAATCAATGCCAATGGGGGAATTTGCGTGCGAAAATTTAACTGAGAAGGTGTCACGTGGTTTTGAAAAGAATTTAATGGAGAGCATACTTAGAAACTcgattaagaagatggaaggttTGGCTCTGGAGGGTTTATCCATTATGATGGGCGCAAAAGGAAAGGCCGCTAAAGAAAAAAGAGCAGAGACGAGAAAAGAATGTATAATTATTGCTGTGCTGATACAAATGAGAGATCCAGAAGAAAGTTACAAATCTTTTGGAGATGTGATGATTGGGTTAGTTGAGGTTTTTGTTGCAGAAGAAAGTGGGTTCTACATCGAGGGTGTTCATGTTGCAGGCATCTGGAATGGTTTTCAGAGACCCAATGCGAAGATCAGGGCTAGAAAAATGGAAATCAAGGACGAAGAAAATCATATCTGGAGTGTCACTTTGAGAAGTTGTGAAGAGAGATATAACTGTACCTGTTGGAAATGTGTCAGGAACCCTAATCTTGCTTTTGCTTCATGA
- the LOC113358365 gene encoding afadin- and alpha-actinin-binding protein-like isoform X1, which produces MGSTEADFDHRASNNQSSFGLGEYAFANTENLDHCAKYLNQTLVTFGFPASLDLFANDPISIARTCNCMYSLLQQRQRDIEFRESTNEQRQRLLSDMSRLEAKVERLEAQVAVKDRELATLTRKEAKAAATFKAQIDKLQQERDEFQRMVIGNQQVRTQQIHETKKKEKEYIKLQERLNQVLMEKKKESKSGMEIMNLLQKEGRQRGTWNGKKADSDFYKMIVDAYEVKKKELMAENADLRALLRSMQMDMREFLNAPNGLSKQTLFDNERLDADPPQSPLGGTTDVFDLPFPMARNQIEESLRTKMTSIKERMVQLQDAQKGADVTSEASERELELEAQLVEARSIIQEQMQASVMSKHLSKSERPRRMNDHLDSGRELILSTPAKGV; this is translated from the exons ATGGGTTCGACTGAAGCCGACTTCGATCATAGA GCATCTAACAACCAGTCGAGTTTCGGGTTAGg GGAATATGCATTTGCAAATACTGAAAACCTAGATCATTGTGCAAAGTATTTGAATCAAACACTCGTTACATTTGGATTTCCTGCTTCCCTTGATCTCTTTGCAAATGATCCA ATCTCAATTGCTCGTACTTGCAATTGTATGTATTCACTTCTTCAACAAAGACAACGTGATATCGAGTTCCGAGAATCTACTAATGAGCAGAGACAGAG GCTGCTATCTGACATGTCGAGATTAGAAGCCAAAGTTGAAAGGCTTGAGGCGCAAGTAGCAGTGAAAGATCGAGAGTTGGCTACACTAACCAGAAAG GAAGCTAAAGCTGCTGCTACCTTCAAGGCCCAAATTGATAAGTTGCAGCAAGAGCGAGATGAATTTCAGCGGATGGTCATCGGTAATCAG CAAGTTCGAACTCAACAGATACATGAaacgaagaaaaaagaaaaggagtACATAAAGCTGCAG GAGAGGTTAAATCAAGTTTTAATGGAAAAAAAGAAGGAGTCAAAATCAGGCATGGAGATAATGAATTTGCTTCAG AAAGAAGGGCGTCAACGTGGGACTTGGAATGGAAAGAAGGCTGACAGTGACTTTTATAAAATGATT GTGGATGCTTATGAGGTGAAGAAGAAAGAGCTTATGGCCGAGAATGCTGACTTGAGGGCATTATTACGTTCAATGCAG ATGGATATGCGAGAGTTCTTGAATGCTCCAAATGGGTTATCTAAACAAACTTTGTTTGACAATGAAAGACTTGATGCTGATCCACCGCAGTCTCCATTGGGTGGTACAACG GATGTCTTTGACCTACCATTTCCCATGGCTAGAAATCAAATTGAAGAGAGCCTGCGAACTAAAATGACTTCCATAAAG GAGCGGATGGTTCAACTGCAAGATGCACAAAAAGGAGCAGATGTTACATCAGAGGCAAGTGAGAGGGAACTTGAACTTGAAGCTCAGCTCGTTGAGGCAAGGAGCATTATCCAGGAGCAG ATGCAGGCTTCGGTAATGTCCAAGCATCTGTCCAAATCTGAGAGGCCGAG ACGAATGAATGACCATTTAGATTCTGGCAGGGAGTTAATCCTTTCAACACCAGCTAAG GGAGTCTAG
- the LOC113358365 gene encoding afadin- and alpha-actinin-binding protein-like isoform X2: MGSTEADFDHRASNNQSSFGLGEYAFANTENLDHCAKYLNQTLVTFGFPASLDLFANDPISIARTCNCMYSLLQQRQRDIEFRESTNEQRQRLLSDMSRLEAKVERLEAQVAVKDRELATLTRKEAKAAATFKAQIDKLQQERDEFQRMVIGNQQVRTQQIHETKKKEKEYIKLQERLNQVLMEKKKESKSGMEIMNLLQKEGRQRGTWNGKKADSDFYKMIVDAYEVKKKELMAENADLRALLRSMQMDMREFLNAPNGLSKQTLFDNERLDADPPQSPLGGTTDVFDLPFPMARNQIEESLRTKMTSIKERMVQLQDAQKGADVTSEASERELELEAQLVEARSIIQEQASVMSKHLSKSERPRRMNDHLDSGRELILSTPAKGV, encoded by the exons ATGGGTTCGACTGAAGCCGACTTCGATCATAGA GCATCTAACAACCAGTCGAGTTTCGGGTTAGg GGAATATGCATTTGCAAATACTGAAAACCTAGATCATTGTGCAAAGTATTTGAATCAAACACTCGTTACATTTGGATTTCCTGCTTCCCTTGATCTCTTTGCAAATGATCCA ATCTCAATTGCTCGTACTTGCAATTGTATGTATTCACTTCTTCAACAAAGACAACGTGATATCGAGTTCCGAGAATCTACTAATGAGCAGAGACAGAG GCTGCTATCTGACATGTCGAGATTAGAAGCCAAAGTTGAAAGGCTTGAGGCGCAAGTAGCAGTGAAAGATCGAGAGTTGGCTACACTAACCAGAAAG GAAGCTAAAGCTGCTGCTACCTTCAAGGCCCAAATTGATAAGTTGCAGCAAGAGCGAGATGAATTTCAGCGGATGGTCATCGGTAATCAG CAAGTTCGAACTCAACAGATACATGAaacgaagaaaaaagaaaaggagtACATAAAGCTGCAG GAGAGGTTAAATCAAGTTTTAATGGAAAAAAAGAAGGAGTCAAAATCAGGCATGGAGATAATGAATTTGCTTCAG AAAGAAGGGCGTCAACGTGGGACTTGGAATGGAAAGAAGGCTGACAGTGACTTTTATAAAATGATT GTGGATGCTTATGAGGTGAAGAAGAAAGAGCTTATGGCCGAGAATGCTGACTTGAGGGCATTATTACGTTCAATGCAG ATGGATATGCGAGAGTTCTTGAATGCTCCAAATGGGTTATCTAAACAAACTTTGTTTGACAATGAAAGACTTGATGCTGATCCACCGCAGTCTCCATTGGGTGGTACAACG GATGTCTTTGACCTACCATTTCCCATGGCTAGAAATCAAATTGAAGAGAGCCTGCGAACTAAAATGACTTCCATAAAG GAGCGGATGGTTCAACTGCAAGATGCACAAAAAGGAGCAGATGTTACATCAGAGGCAAGTGAGAGGGAACTTGAACTTGAAGCTCAGCTCGTTGAGGCAAGGAGCATTATCCAGGAGCAG GCTTCGGTAATGTCCAAGCATCTGTCCAAATCTGAGAGGCCGAG ACGAATGAATGACCATTTAGATTCTGGCAGGGAGTTAATCCTTTCAACACCAGCTAAG GGAGTCTAG